From the Saimiri boliviensis isolate mSaiBol1 chromosome X, mSaiBol1.pri, whole genome shotgun sequence genome, one window contains:
- the ARAF gene encoding serine/threonine-protein kinase A-Raf: MEPPRGPPANGAEPSRAVGTVKVYLPNKQRTVVTVRDGMSVYDSLDKALKVRGLNQDCCVVYRLIKGRKTVTAWDTAIAPLDGEELIVEVLEDVPLTMHNFVRKTFFSLAFCDFCLKFLFHGFRCQTCGYKFHQHCSSKVPTVCVDMSTTCQQFYHSVQDLSRGSKQQEAPSNRPLNESLTPQGPSPCTQHCDPEHFPFPAPANAPLQRIRSTSTPNVHMVSSTAPMDSNLIQLTGQSFSTDAAGSRGGGDGAPRGSPSPLSLSSGRKSPHSKSPAEQRERKSLADDKKKVKNLGYRDSGYYWEVPPSEVQLLKRIGTGSFGTVFRGRWHGDVAVKVLKVSQPTAEQAQAFKNEMQVLRKTRHVNILLFMGFMTRPGFAIITQWCEGSSLYHHLHVADTRFDMVQLIDVARQTAQGMDYLHAKNIIHRDLKSNSIYLSEGLTVKIGDFGLATVKTRWSGAQPLEQPSGSVLWMAAEVIRMQDPNPYSFQSDVYAYGVVLYELMTGSLPYSHIGCRDQIIFMVGRGYLSPDLSKISSNCPKAMRRLLSDCLKFQREERPLFPQILATIELLQRSLPKIERSASEPSLHRTQADELPACLLSAARLVP; encoded by the exons ATGGAGCCACCACGGGGCCCCCCTGCCAATGGGGCCGAGCCGTCCCGGGCAGTGGGCACCGTCAAAGTGTACCTGCCCAACAAGCAACGCACGGTG GTAACTGTCCGGGATGGCATGAGTGTCTACGACTCTCTAGACAAGGCCCTGAAGGTGCGGGGTCTAAATCAGGACTGCTGTGTGGTCTACCGACTCATCAAGGG ACGAAAGACGGTTACTGCCTGGGACACGGCCATCGCTCCCCTGGATGGCGAGGAGCTCATTGTCGAGGTCCTTGAAGATGTTCCGCTGACCATGCACAATTTT GTACGGAAGACCTTCTTCAGCCTGGCGTTCTGCGACTTCTGCCTTAAGTTTCTGTTCCATGGCTTCCGTTGCCAAACCTGTGGCTACAAGTTCCACCAGCATTGTTCCTCCAAAGTCCCCACAGTCTGTGTTGACATGAGTACCACCTGCCAACA GTTCTACCACAGTGTCCAGGATTTGTCCAGAGGCTCCAAACAGCAGGAGGCTCCCTCAAACCGCCCCCTGAATGAGTCGCTAACCCCCCAGGGTCCCAG cccctgcacccagcactGTGACCCGGAGCACTTCCCCTTCCCCGCTCCAGCCAATGCTCCCCTGCAGCGCATCCGCTCCACGTCCACTCCCAACGTCCATATGGTCAGCTCCACAGCCCCCATGGACTCCAACCTCATCCAG CTCACTGGCCAGAGTTTCAGCACTGACG CTGCCGGTAGTAGAGGAGGTGGAGATGGAGCCCCCCGGGGAAGCCCCAGCCCACTCAGCCTGTCCTCGGGGAGGAAGTCCCCACATTCCAAGTCACCAGCAGAGCAGCGTGAGCGGAAGTCCTTGGCTGATGACAAGAAGAAAGTG AAGAACCTGGGGTACCGGGACTCAGGCTATTACTGGGAGGTACCACCCAGTGAGGTGCAGCTGCTGAAGAGGATCGGGACAGGCTCGTTTGGCACCGTGTTTCGAGGGCGGTGGCATGGCGATGTGGCTGTGAAGGTGCTCAAGGTGTCCCAGCCCACAGCTGAGCAGGCCCAAGCCTTCAAGAACGAGATGCAGGTGCTCAG GAAGACGAGACATGTCAACATTTTGCTGTTCATGGGCTTCATGACCCGGCCGGGATTTGCCATCATCACACAGTGGTGTGAGGGCTCCAGCCTCTACCACCACCTGCATGTGGCCGACACACGCTTCGACATGGTCCAGCTCATCGATGTGGCCCGGCAGACTGCCCAGGGCATGGA CTACCTCCATGCCAAGAACATCATCCACCGAGATCTCAAGTCTAACAGTATCTATCTGTCC GAGGGGCTCACGGTGAAGATTGGTGACTTTGGCTTGGCCACGGTGAAGACTCGATGGAGTGGGGCCCAGCCCTTGGAGCAGCCCTCAGGTTCTGTGCTGTGGATG GCAGCTGAGGTGATCCGTATGCAGGACCCGAACCCCTACAGCTTCCAGTCAGATGTCTATGCCTACGGGGTTGTGCTCTACGAGCTCATGACTGGCTCACTGCCTTACAGCCACATTGGCTGCCGTGACCAG ATTATCTTTATGGTGGGCCGTGGCTATCTGTCCCCGGACCTCAGCAAAATCTCCAGCAACTGCCCCAAGGCCATGCGGCGCCTGCTGTCTGACTGCCTCAAGTTCCAGCGGGAGGAGCGGCCCCTATTCCCCCAG ATTTTGGCCACAATTGAGCTGCTGCAGCGGTCACTCCCCAAGATCGAGCGGAGTGCCTCGGAACCCTCCTTGCACCGCACCCAGGCTGATGAGTTGCCTGCCTGCCTACTCAGCGCAGCCCGCCTTGTGCCTTAG